A region from the Aliarcobacter thereius LMG 24486 genome encodes:
- a CDS encoding TlpA family protein disulfide reductase gives MKSLKYILFVFIVSLFVACDSGGSINSNSLAKNKINEIEAEFESKSFVLTSSDNKKIEFSTTEIGADFKDFKDKKVVIIDIFATWCPPCIESLPMLKAIQEKNKDDLQIISVLFQDEKSVEEINDFIEEHKINYPITMGEENQALADELNVRRVPEMFLFSKSGKFVHKFVGKVPEDELEKYLKIAIEN, from the coding sequence ATGAAAAGTTTAAAATATATATTATTTGTGTTTATAGTTTCTTTATTTGTAGCTTGTGATAGTGGAGGAAGTATAAATTCAAACTCTTTAGCAAAAAATAAAATAAATGAGATTGAAGCAGAGTTTGAGTCTAAAAGCTTTGTATTAACAAGTTCAGATAATAAAAAGATTGAATTCTCTACAACAGAAATTGGAGCAGATTTTAAAGACTTTAAAGATAAAAAAGTAGTGATTATTGATATTTTTGCAACTTGGTGTCCACCTTGTATAGAGAGTTTACCAATGTTAAAAGCAATTCAAGAAAAAAATAAAGATGATTTACAAATTATATCTGTACTTTTTCAAGATGAAAAAAGTGTTGAAGAGATAAATGATTTTATAGAAGAGCATAAAATAAACTATCCAATAACAATGGGAGAAGAGAATCAAGCTTTAGCAGATGAATTAAATGTAAGAAGAGTTCCTGAAATGTTTTTATTTTCAAAAAGTGGAAAGTTTGTTCATAAATTTGTAGGAAAAGTTCCAGAAGATGAACTTGAAAAATATTTAAAAATAGCTATTGAAAACTAA
- the selD gene encoding selenide, water dikinase SelD: MNNEYKLTKFVQAAGCAAKMGPGDLKQALCNLESKSEQILVGFDTSDDAGIYQLNEDLAIVQTVDFITPVVDDPYIYGQIAAANSLSDVFAMGADVKTALNVVGFDATNVSKEALGEILKGGNDKIKECGGSLLGGHTIQTPEMYYGLSVTGIINPKKIIRNNSAKIGDILILTKPLGMGILTTAIKRDLIPLNLIKHCADIMASLNYIPSNIMKKYKVSSCTDITGFGLLGHAFECINENISFKIDSSSVPYVKEAFEFCKNGVIPGGSKRNIKFIEDKSSFINIDESLKTILCDAQTSGGLLLAIDKNDAKEFLKEIEDYSFGYAKIIGEVIPKDEKEILIY; encoded by the coding sequence ATGAATAACGAATATAAATTAACAAAATTCGTTCAAGCTGCTGGTTGTGCTGCAAAGATGGGTCCGGGGGATCTAAAACAAGCTCTTTGTAACTTAGAATCAAAAAGTGAACAAATTTTAGTAGGATTTGATACAAGTGATGATGCAGGAATTTATCAATTAAATGAAGACTTAGCAATAGTTCAAACAGTTGATTTTATAACACCTGTTGTTGATGATCCATATATTTATGGACAAATTGCAGCTGCAAACTCTTTAAGTGATGTTTTTGCTATGGGTGCAGATGTAAAAACAGCATTAAATGTAGTAGGTTTTGATGCCACTAATGTTTCAAAAGAGGCTCTTGGAGAGATTTTAAAAGGTGGAAATGATAAGATAAAAGAGTGTGGTGGTTCACTTCTTGGAGGTCATACTATTCAAACACCTGAAATGTATTATGGTTTGAGTGTAACAGGTATTATAAATCCAAAAAAAATCATAAGAAATAATAGTGCAAAAATTGGAGATATATTAATTTTAACAAAACCACTTGGAATGGGTATTTTAACAACTGCAATAAAAAGAGATTTAATACCTTTAAATTTAATCAAACATTGTGCAGATATTATGGCTAGTTTAAACTATATTCCATCAAATATTATGAAGAAATATAAAGTTAGTTCATGTACAGATATTACAGGTTTTGGTCTTTTAGGTCATGCATTTGAATGTATAAATGAAAATATTAGTTTCAAAATAGACTCTTCAAGTGTTCCTTATGTAAAAGAGGCTTTTGAATTTTGTAAAAATGGAGTCATTCCAGGTGGTTCAAAAAGAAATATAAAATTTATTGAAGATAAATCAAGTTTTATTAATATTGATGAATCACTAAAAACAATTCTTTGTGATGCACAAACTTCAGGTGGTCTTTTACTAGCAATAGATAAAAATGATGCAAAAGAGTTTTTAAAAGAGATAGAAGATTATAGTTTTGGATACGCAAAAATTATTGGTGAAGTTATTCCAAAAGATGAAAAAGAGATATTAATTTATTAA
- a CDS encoding transglutaminase-like domain-containing protein, whose product MKRRSFLKTTALFSSAIALSPNFVFAKEDRNPFGITQTPRKFTVTNKYEFEQSKEIIQVWIPLPKNESYHEVLDIDYKGNYIDAKIVKNLYNTDVLYAKWNNKDIKPKLDLEFSVIMQRRTTDFSKATSKTNYPKDVKVYLEGTKHIPVTKKLTNYVDDITKDSKTPLQKAQAIYDWTVSTMYRDESVIGCGIGDAQKSIEEKIYGGKCTDISSVFVCLLRNAKIPARETFGIRVGQSKISNACGKADEKGFANITGAQHCRAEFYIDGLGWVPCDPADVTKVKLAENLTNDSKKLKDVKEYFFGSWEMNWVAFNSARDFILNPKPTQYPLNMLGYPYAEIGEDAKDYYNPKTFKYIYTSQEIL is encoded by the coding sequence ATGAAAAGAAGATCGTTTTTAAAAACGACAGCACTATTTTCAAGTGCAATAGCTCTGTCTCCAAATTTTGTTTTCGCAAAAGAAGATAGAAATCCATTTGGTATTACACAAACTCCTAGAAAATTTACTGTAACAAATAAATATGAGTTTGAACAAAGTAAAGAGATAATACAAGTTTGGATTCCACTTCCAAAGAATGAGAGTTATCATGAGGTATTAGATATTGATTATAAAGGAAATTATATAGATGCTAAAATTGTAAAGAATCTTTACAATACAGATGTTTTATATGCAAAATGGAATAATAAAGATATAAAACCAAAGCTTGATTTAGAATTTTCAGTTATTATGCAAAGAAGAACAACAGATTTTTCAAAAGCTACATCAAAAACTAATTATCCAAAAGATGTAAAAGTATATCTTGAAGGTACAAAACATATTCCTGTTACAAAGAAATTAACAAACTATGTAGATGATATTACAAAAGATTCTAAAACACCACTTCAAAAAGCTCAAGCTATTTATGATTGGACAGTTTCAACTATGTATAGAGATGAGAGTGTTATTGGTTGTGGAATTGGTGATGCACAAAAATCAATTGAAGAGAAAATTTATGGTGGAAAATGTACAGATATAAGCTCTGTATTTGTATGTTTATTAAGAAATGCAAAAATCCCAGCAAGGGAGACTTTTGGAATTAGAGTAGGGCAATCAAAAATCTCAAATGCTTGTGGAAAAGCAGATGAAAAAGGTTTTGCAAATATTACAGGAGCTCAACATTGTAGAGCAGAGTTTTATATAGATGGACTGGGATGGGTTCCTTGTGATCCAGCAGATGTTACAAAGGTAAAATTAGCTGAAAATTTAACTAATGATAGTAAAAAACTAAAAGATGTAAAAGAGTATTTTTTTGGTTCTTGGGAGATGAATTGGGTAGCATTTAATAGTGCAAGAGATTTTATATTAAATCCAAAACCAACGCAATATCCATTAAATATGCTAGGTTATCCATATGCTGAAATTGGAGAGGATGCAAAAGATTATTATAATCCTAAAACTTTTAAATATATTTATACTTCTCAAGAGATTTTATGA
- a CDS encoding transporter — translation MRKDSLVIIGAVLTALLSTLCCLPALIFIFFGVSSGFLSFFTTLEYTRIPFAILSIIFFLISIYHFNKKISCSCNKRARFKSYILVLIFLILILLLLFYPEILPLFME, via the coding sequence ATGAGAAAAGATAGTTTAGTGATAATTGGAGCAGTTTTAACTGCTCTTTTATCAACACTTTGTTGTCTTCCAGCATTAATATTTATATTTTTTGGAGTATCAAGTGGATTTTTAAGTTTTTTTACAACTTTAGAATATACTAGAATTCCATTTGCTATTTTATCAATTATATTTTTTTTGATATCAATTTATCATTTTAATAAAAAAATATCATGTAGTTGTAATAAAAGAGCTAGATTCAAAAGTTATATATTAGTTTTAATATTTCTTATATTAATCTTATTATTACTTTTTTATCCAGAGATTTTACCACTTTTTATGGAGTAA
- a CDS encoding heavy-metal-associated domain-containing protein: MRVLFLFFMFLNIVFSSQITVFKVEGMHCPLCTTAVKQAILKLEGVKKVSARLNTKKVSVIYNEKVKIEDILKAIKTTSYEGVELSTHKYEE; this comes from the coding sequence ATGAGAGTTTTATTTCTATTTTTTATGTTTTTAAATATTGTTTTTTCTTCACAAATAACAGTTTTTAAAGTTGAAGGAATGCATTGCCCTTTGTGTACGACAGCTGTTAAACAAGCTATTTTAAAACTTGAGGGAGTTAAAAAAGTAAGTGCTAGACTTAACACTAAAAAAGTGAGCGTTATTTATAATGAAAAAGTAAAAATAGAAGATATATTAAAAGCAATTAAAACAACTTCATATGAAGGAGTTGAACTAAGTACTCATAAATATGAAGAGTAA
- a CDS encoding helix-turn-helix domain-containing protein, producing MKIYNNDEKIELFYKKIGENIKNARMKKGFSQLKLANAMGYDSVGHIAKAEIYKYGKKFNLEHIFKICSILEVSINDIFEDTDEIIK from the coding sequence TTGAAAATTTATAATAACGATGAAAAAATAGAACTTTTTTATAAAAAAATTGGTGAAAATATTAAAAATGCTAGAATGAAAAAAGGCTTTAGTCAATTAAAACTTGCAAATGCTATGGGATATGACTCAGTAGGTCATATAGCAAAAGCTGAAATTTATAAATATGGTAAAAAATTCAATTTAGAACATATTTTTAAAATTTGTTCTATTTTAGAAGTATCAATAAATGATATTTTTGAAGATACTGATGAAATAATAAAATAG
- a CDS encoding TonB-dependent receptor — protein MKTNSSVFLNRGLDIANLDRIEIIKGVSSILNGESSIGGSVNLITKKPSFIEEDTEFGLNIGTYDNYRFKLGVGQIAIEDKLAYRLDVSSRKKASNIEGEKRDIDSISTSILYKINDDLLTTISFDRVVDDGKNVYIGTPLIDGKLDKRVRKVNYNVYEDNLDKGDSTNIKYELEYFPTTNLEIKNLLYYQNHKAEAIRPYRAVQVGNNVQINGTDLLDTQKVLGNRFDVLNKAKLFGFENRFLVGFDISTINSKRDMTSSWATSNYLIDIYNPNKVIFGDTGGIYRTKNIEADINQYAIYLEDQFSISDKLKLVAGLRHDTIDVKWNYFQENQKKDRTYNEFSYRTALVYDLTSSTTLYATYSESFENGGSGLANLNSKYTDLDLTEAKQYEVGIKSSFLENKAELALSAYKIEKNNMYVVDPNNANNTLPVGKMSSKGFELSFGFNPIEELKIDANLAYTDAKYDEFIDGTNNLTGKTPNSVPKYIANLGIRYMPISNLGIGTWLRYVDSIYADDKNSIKLPSYTVADLTLDYTYNKNTRFNFIVKNITNELYATSSKNRAEVFLGDARSFEFGVNYKF, from the coding sequence ATAAAAACAAATAGTTCGGTATTTTTAAATAGAGGACTTGATATTGCAAACTTAGACAGAATAGAGATTATAAAAGGAGTTAGTTCTATTTTAAATGGAGAAAGTAGTATTGGAGGAAGTGTAAATTTAATTACAAAAAAACCAAGCTTTATAGAAGAAGATACGGAGTTTGGTTTAAATATTGGAACTTATGATAATTATAGATTTAAACTTGGTGTTGGTCAAATTGCAATTGAAGACAAATTGGCATATAGATTAGATGTAAGTAGTAGAAAAAAAGCTTCAAATATTGAAGGTGAAAAAAGAGACATAGATTCAATTAGCACTTCAATACTTTATAAAATAAATGATGATTTATTAACTACTATTTCATTTGATAGAGTAGTTGATGATGGCAAAAATGTATATATAGGTACACCTTTAATTGATGGTAAATTAGATAAGAGAGTAAGAAAAGTAAATTATAATGTATATGAAGATAATTTGGATAAAGGAGATAGTACTAATATAAAATATGAGTTGGAGTATTTTCCTACAACAAATTTAGAAATAAAAAATTTACTATATTATCAAAATCATAAAGCAGAAGCTATAAGACCATATAGAGCTGTTCAAGTTGGAAATAATGTTCAAATAAATGGTACTGATTTACTTGATACTCAAAAAGTCTTAGGAAATAGATTTGATGTTTTAAATAAAGCTAAGCTTTTTGGATTTGAGAATAGATTTTTAGTAGGATTTGATATTTCAACTATAAATTCTAAAAGAGATATGACAAGTAGCTGGGCAACAAGTAATTATCTTATAGATATCTATAATCCAAATAAGGTTATATTTGGAGATACAGGCGGTATTTATAGAACAAAAAATATCGAAGCAGATATAAATCAATATGCTATTTATTTAGAAGATCAGTTTAGTATAAGTGATAAGTTAAAACTTGTAGCTGGATTAAGACACGATACTATTGATGTAAAATGGAATTATTTTCAAGAGAATCAAAAAAAAGATAGAACTTATAATGAGTTTTCATATAGAACTGCTTTAGTTTATGATTTGACTTCTTCAACAACTTTATATGCTACTTATTCAGAATCATTTGAAAATGGTGGTAGTGGTTTAGCTAATTTGAATTCAAAATATACAGATTTAGATTTAACAGAAGCAAAGCAGTATGAAGTTGGTATAAAATCATCATTTCTTGAAAATAAGGCAGAATTAGCTTTAAGTGCATATAAAATAGAGAAAAATAATATGTATGTAGTTGACCCAAATAATGCAAATAATACATTACCTGTTGGTAAAATGTCATCAAAAGGTTTTGAACTAAGTTTTGGATTTAATCCTATTGAAGAATTGAAAATAGATGCAAATTTAGCATATACAGATGCAAAATATGATGAATTTATTGATGGAACAAATAATCTTACTGGAAAAACTCCTAACTCAGTACCAAAATATATAGCAAATTTAGGAATTAGATATATGCCTATTTCAAATTTAGGTATTGGAACATGGCTTAGATATGTTGATTCAATTTATGCAGATGATAAAAATAGTATAAAACTTCCTTCATATACTGTTGCTGATTTAACTTTAGATTATACATATAATAAAAATACAAGATTTAACTTTATTGTAAAAAATATTACTAATGAACTATATGCAACAAGTAGTAAAAATAGAGCAGAAGTATTTTTAGGTGATGCTAGAAGTTTTGAATTTGGTGTAAATTATAAATTTTAA
- a CDS encoding DUF4198 domain-containing protein: MIKKLSLVLVASTVLVVKSFAHDFWVDGYNSSTFKAILGYGHEFPYPEKISKDKLNNFEALVLIDKNMKSNTLKQSGENYQYVYNKALDDGTYILKGTYKPTFWTKTKDNKWHMGKTKKDLENSQYCEEYSSFAKNIINIGDDNSEISTNIIGQKLEILLLENPSTFKVGTPFKVKVLLDGKPAKKIDVKGTFDGFGENKFAFYGTTDLKGEIEITALKSGKWILMVKNKELYKNDSCDEVVYSSSLTFIIK, encoded by the coding sequence ATGATTAAAAAATTAAGTTTAGTATTAGTGGCAAGTACAGTTTTAGTAGTAAAAAGTTTTGCTCATGATTTTTGGGTTGATGGATACAATAGTTCAACATTTAAAGCAATTTTAGGATACGGGCATGAATTTCCATATCCAGAAAAAATATCAAAAGATAAATTAAATAATTTTGAAGCTTTAGTTTTAATAGATAAAAATATGAAATCTAATACTTTAAAACAATCTGGTGAAAATTATCAATATGTTTATAACAAAGCATTAGATGATGGAACATATATTTTAAAAGGAACATATAAACCAACTTTTTGGACAAAAACAAAAGATAATAAATGGCATATGGGGAAAACAAAAAAAGATTTAGAAAACTCTCAATATTGTGAAGAGTATTCAAGTTTTGCAAAAAATATTATAAATATTGGAGATGATAATAGTGAAATTTCAACAAATATAATAGGTCAAAAATTAGAAATATTACTTTTAGAAAATCCATCTACTTTTAAAGTAGGTACTCCTTTTAAAGTAAAAGTTTTACTTGATGGAAAACCAGCTAAGAAAATAGATGTAAAAGGTACTTTTGATGGTTTTGGAGAAAATAAATTTGCTTTTTATGGAACAACTGATTTAAAAGGAGAGATTGAAATTACTGCTTTAAAATCTGGAAAATGGATTTTGATGGTAAAAAATAAAGAGCTATATAAAAATGATAGTTGTGATGAAGTAGTTTACTCTTCTAGTTTGACTTTTATAATAAAATAA
- a CDS encoding NRAMP family divalent metal transporter produces the protein MINRIKNTYKIFGPGILMATAAIGGSHLVASTQAGALFGWSLAIFILAVNFLKYPFFLANVQYTMATKKSLIEGYASLGNAWLWLFTVLAVIAAVVNTAAVSMFAASLLGYFIPIQLTIKLLSLIIIVACLLILIAGKYNLLNNVSKIIMISLSLATIIAVSMAVVQEANSNIVDDFISPSPWTLASLGFIVILTGWMPAPIEISSISSIWLKNQIKETNINSKNAILDFNVGFIGTAILAIFFLALGTLVLHGSAYEFKDGIAFSHQLVTMYTSVIGDWSRLLIAFIAFACMFGTSITVIDGYGRAVAEAFSLIKSKKSASNKSVAIWTLFISIIGCLIIFFFTSSMRAMLDFAMILSFSTTPIFAFLNYKLVRSTKLPKELQTGKFINILSILGLLFLFGFLILFIIYRWFPSILGI, from the coding sequence ATGATTAATCGTATAAAAAATACTTATAAAATATTTGGACCTGGAATTTTGATGGCAACTGCTGCAATTGGTGGTTCACATTTAGTAGCTTCAACTCAAGCAGGAGCTTTATTTGGTTGGAGTTTAGCAATATTTATACTTGCTGTAAATTTCTTAAAATATCCATTCTTTTTGGCAAATGTTCAATATACAATGGCTACAAAAAAGAGTTTAATTGAAGGTTATGCTTCTTTAGGAAATGCTTGGTTATGGTTATTTACCGTTTTAGCTGTAATTGCTGCTGTTGTAAATACAGCAGCTGTTTCTATGTTTGCTGCAAGTTTACTTGGATATTTTATTCCTATACAATTAACTATAAAGCTTTTAAGTTTAATAATAATTGTTGCTTGTCTATTAATTTTAATTGCAGGAAAATATAATCTTTTAAATAATGTTTCAAAAATAATTATGATCTCTTTGAGTTTAGCAACAATAATTGCTGTTTCAATGGCTGTTGTTCAAGAAGCAAATTCAAATATAGTTGATGATTTTATATCTCCATCTCCTTGGACACTTGCTAGTTTAGGATTTATTGTTATTCTAACTGGTTGGATGCCAGCACCTATTGAGATATCAAGTATTAGCTCTATTTGGTTAAAAAATCAGATAAAAGAGACAAATATAAACTCAAAAAATGCTATTTTGGATTTTAATGTTGGATTTATAGGAACTGCTATTTTAGCAATATTCTTTTTGGCTCTTGGTACATTAGTTTTACATGGTAGTGCTTATGAGTTTAAAGATGGAATAGCATTTTCTCATCAACTTGTAACTATGTACACAAGTGTTATTGGTGATTGGTCAAGACTTTTAATAGCATTTATTGCTTTTGCTTGTATGTTTGGAACTTCAATAACTGTTATTGATGGATATGGAAGAGCAGTTGCTGAAGCTTTCTCTTTAATAAAAAGTAAAAAATCTGCTAGTAATAAAAGTGTTGCTATTTGGACACTATTTATTAGTATTATTGGTTGTTTAATAATATTCTTCTTTACAAGTTCTATGAGAGCTATGCTAGATTTTGCAATGATATTATCATTTTCAACAACACCAATTTTTGCATTTCTAAATTATAAACTTGTAAGAAGCACAAAACTTCCAAAAGAGCTTCAAACTGGTAAATTCATAAATATATTATCTATTTTAGGTCTATTGTTTTTATTTGGATTTTTGATTTTATTTATTATTTATAGATGGTTTCCATCTATTTTAGGTATTTAA
- a CDS encoding response regulator transcription factor, with protein MERDLEILKNFNILYLEDDEDLLRHTKDILEDFVDNIYAVQNSVDAMKIVLEKKVDVIISDILLKNENGINFLKYLKNKNIFIPTILTTAHTDTVYLLEAIKLKVENYIIKPIEIDELLNTLHDLLLPKIQEDEIKRNQNIIKTIGIICDNKQVEIVKYIFNNLDENNHFCASYTEIMEQFSISKPTLIKLFKDLADKNILTKIAHKTYKFDEKSLND; from the coding sequence TTGGAAAGAGATTTAGAGATATTAAAGAATTTTAATATTTTATATTTAGAAGATGATGAAGATTTATTAAGACATACAAAAGATATTTTAGAAGATTTTGTAGATAATATTTATGCTGTTCAAAATAGTGTTGATGCTATGAAAATAGTATTAGAAAAAAAAGTTGATGTTATAATAAGTGATATTCTACTCAAAAATGAAAATGGTATAAATTTTCTAAAATATCTTAAAAATAAAAACATATTTATACCTACAATATTAACAACTGCTCATACAGATACGGTTTATTTGCTTGAAGCAATTAAACTAAAAGTTGAAAACTATATTATAAAACCAATAGAAATTGATGAACTTTTAAATACTTTACATGATTTACTTCTTCCAAAGATTCAAGAAGATGAGATAAAAAGAAACCAAAATATAATAAAAACAATTGGTATAATTTGTGATAATAAACAAGTTGAAATAGTAAAATATATATTTAATAACTTAGATGAAAATAATCATTTTTGTGCTTCATATACTGAAATCATGGAACAATTTTCTATCTCAAAACCAACATTAATAAAACTATTTAAAGATTTAGCAGATAAAAATATATTAACAAAAATCGCACACAAAACTTATAAATTTGATGAAAAGAGCTTAAATGATTAA
- a CDS encoding sensor histidine kinase, whose amino-acid sequence MKRYFNILLDYFSSLKYSYKANFLVFIIAGGMFCIIFLSQLSLFVLKDDFDTLFDIRTKSLSKLETIKDTFRINIQSTLQDFQDKDLEYEQSLEVLVLAKEIIEKNYSEYKIGFRNKNRFFVITFIKDFIISEQAYYKNEILKNSLIVNIDNLYLSIFKKIDMLEANSDKDYFKNINFDINEIDIFLSSLINYDLILAINEKRDTDKIFNTILIFSFISIFLVLFFTILLSFFITRHFKNVNTVQEKIVEDKTKELKELNSSLELKISQEVAKNRKKDIIMFQQARLASLGEMLNNIAHQWRQPLGSISMIIQSFRTKQKLNKLTDDFIEQKTKDALLLAQNMSNTLDDFKNFFDPNRQKIRFFIEDCILQSIELSKYSLYKENIKIELNIKQNIELYSYYNELSHVILNILSNSKDALASLENKDDRIIKIITKAYKKYLIINILDNGGGVPKEVLPKIFEPYFTTKYKSAGTGIGLYMSKMIVDKHLKGKIICKNINRFYKENEYIFTSFTIKLPIEEEKSWKEI is encoded by the coding sequence ATGAAAAGATATTTTAATATTCTTTTAGACTACTTTTCAAGTTTAAAATATAGTTATAAAGCAAATTTTTTAGTATTTATTATTGCAGGTGGAATGTTTTGTATTATATTTTTATCTCAATTATCTCTATTTGTTTTAAAAGATGATTTTGATACTTTATTTGATATTAGAACAAAAAGTTTAAGTAAATTAGAAACAATAAAAGATACTTTTAGAATAAATATTCAAAGTACTCTTCAAGATTTTCAAGATAAAGATTTAGAATATGAACAATCTTTAGAAGTTTTAGTTTTAGCAAAAGAGATTATAGAAAAAAACTACTCAGAGTATAAAATTGGCTTTAGAAATAAAAATAGATTTTTTGTAATTACTTTTATAAAAGATTTTATAATAAGCGAACAAGCTTATTATAAAAATGAAATTCTAAAAAATAGTTTAATTGTAAATATAGATAATCTTTATCTATCAATTTTTAAGAAAATAGATATGCTTGAAGCAAATAGTGATAAAGATTATTTCAAAAATATCAATTTTGATATAAATGAGATAGATATTTTTTTATCAAGTTTAATTAATTATGATTTAATTTTAGCAATAAATGAAAAAAGAGATACAGATAAAATATTTAATACTATTTTGATATTTTCATTTATATCTATATTTTTAGTTCTATTTTTTACAATTTTATTATCATTTTTTATTACAAGGCATTTTAAAAATGTTAATACTGTTCAAGAAAAAATTGTTGAAGATAAAACAAAAGAGTTAAAAGAGTTAAACAGTTCTTTGGAGTTAAAAATATCTCAAGAAGTTGCTAAAAATAGAAAAAAAGATATTATTATGTTTCAACAAGCAAGGTTGGCAAGTCTTGGTGAAATGTTAAACAATATTGCACACCAATGGAGACAACCTTTGGGAAGTATATCTATGATTATTCAAAGTTTTAGAACAAAACAAAAATTAAATAAATTAACAGATGATTTTATAGAACAAAAAACAAAAGATGCCCTACTTTTAGCACAAAATATGTCAAATACTCTTGATGATTTTAAAAACTTTTTTGATCCAAATAGACAAAAAATAAGATTTTTTATAGAAGATTGTATTTTACAATCTATTGAACTTTCAAAATACTCTTTATATAAAGAAAATATCAAAATTGAGTTAAATATAAAACAAAATATTGAGTTGTATAGCTATTATAATGAACTTTCTCATGTAATTTTAAATATTTTGTCAAATTCTAAAGATGCTTTAGCTAGCTTAGAAAATAAAGATGATAGAATAATCAAAATTATTACAAAAGCTTATAAAAAATACCTAATAATCAATATTTTAGACAATGGTGGTGGCGTTCCAAAAGAAGTTTTACCAAAAATTTTTGAACCTTATTTTACTACAAAATATAAAAGTGCAGGTACAGGAATTGGACTTTATATGTCAAAAATGATTGTTGATAAACATTTAAAAGGTAAGATAATTTGTAAGAATATTAATCGATTTTATAAAGAAAATGAGTACATTTTTACTTCATTTACAATAAAACTACCAATAGAAGAGGAGAAAAGTTGGAAAGAGATTTAG